One window of Quercus robur chromosome 5, dhQueRobu3.1, whole genome shotgun sequence genomic DNA carries:
- the LOC126728050 gene encoding uncharacterized protein LOC126728050: MLFILAAPLPVDSICSKAGSYLQEFLQAQTKEPAPPRPPPMQQWRPPNLHCLKINFDAAVFCRSSLVGIGVVVHNNAGEVEGALSSSIPMAQLVADLEALACLKAIQFALELGITRVVFEGDSAVVINALLHGAGAFASFGNILDDICMLSAVFQFVDSIFVNCRCNSVADALAKKAKLIVGAQVWLHEVPADIAPLALHDVH, encoded by the coding sequence ATGCTGTTCATTTTGGCTGCCCCTTTGCCTGTGGATAGTATATGCAGCAAAGCAGGCAGCTACTTGCAAGAATTTTTGCAAGCTCAAACCAAGGAGCCTGCCCCACCTCGTCCTCCTCCCATGCAACAGTGGCGCCCTCCGAATCTTCATTGCTTAAAGATAAATTTCGATGCCGCAGTGTTTTGTCGATCAAGTTTGGTGGGCATTGGTGTCGTTGTCCATAACAATGCAGGTGAAGTTGAAGGTGCTTTGTCCTCTTCCATTCCCATGGCCCAATTAGTGGCGGATCTAGAAGCCTTAGCATGTTTGAAGGCTATCCAGTTTGCTTTGGAACTGGGAATCACTCGAGTGGTGTTTGAAGGTGATTCAGCAGTTGTCATTAACGCCCTTCTACACGGTGCGGGTGCGTTCGCTAGTTTCGGCAACATTCTAGATGATATATGCATGCTCTCTGCTGTTTTTCAATTTGTAGACTCTATTTTTGTTAACTGTCGTTGTAATTCAGTAGCTGATGCTCTAGCTAAAAAAGCTAAGCTAATTGTTGGGGCTCAGGTTTGGCTACATGAAGTGCCAGCAGACATTGCCCCTTTAGCTCTTCATGATGTTCATTGA